The following are encoded together in the Plasmodium malariae genome assembly, chromosome: 1 genome:
- the ORC2 gene encoding origin recognition complex subunit 2, putative yields MKNIEVNSPKKKVKMVVGAKDEENEKEEYLITNLTENNKNMPSLIVRIPNNVNKFLSKEEVKIDFNENIKLTNNNEKSKKLSSFKMEKSPTNTYENTYASVDIKLDATYQSDSNNSNIYSKKKLKGQGEHQKENALDANYDEEEDDDEEDEDEMNENLIKTFRNNYVEKYETSISNESVAFLREHTKNELEHFLQRGGKYHYSDEMKINDIINIDYDKLNEKNIIPYFLTSMFDIEQKKKREKMKQQLEAKRKLTLEKQKKMMSNKVENEKKKKKKKMHKGTALSSLKLDNKKSKSLSRNNIERGSILKRDKLKEDAESGEGEDGAEVASSDEKGDVECSDECDEAWDKEHQKSNKRKNEQGSKLVKEKRKNKKMHESENDNYDLYIDELGKEEMDINIYNDPTLYGIEGSSDYSEGLKSELDNSQEEEAGKDQGVTNNFKTKKKKKNVDEEQFGNDEKIEDIVDSATQKLISYDYYSSLNIKEIVKPNYKIKSLSSFIPIEENLDKLDHVQKLQYLIKNLPHTHIKEKRSLYHYNVKQFIKWKVYLLNNINICLYGIGSKFHLLNLFTNICLNDGNKCIILGFEEEVNFEEILMRILEYHYNHKSSKNLKSFDLLYELVQKVNESNIPLYFIIHNLDNMKLYPYYEYFSFLSQYDNIYFICSIDDVSFELNMNFKNISTINFHYMKCHTWLDYRHEILRQWNKFLPEWVFNKKCEEIDVKNNIETILNALSINHKRLFKIIASIQLENLEKGIYGVEKESLLQDKRLFTVGTSSIRINSLLVEFVSHNVITETRLKEGNTFLKINADKGELKRIVEQL; encoded by the coding sequence atgaaaaacaTCGAGGTGAACTCCCCTAAGAAGAAGGTAAAAATGGTAGTGGGGGCGAAGGATGAAGAGAACGAAAAGGAAGAGTATTTAATAACAAATCTTacagaaaataataagaatatgCCTAGTCTTATCGTAAGAATAccaaataatgtaaataaattcttAAGTAAGGAAGAAGTCAAAATtgattttaatgaaaatataaaattaacgaataataatgaaaaaagtaaaaaattaagttcctttaaaatggaaaaatcgCCCACAAACACATATGAAAACACGTACGCAAGTGTTGACATAAAGTTAGATGCCACATATCAATCTGATTCAAACAATAGCAACATTTACAGTAAGAAAAAACTAAAAGGTCAAGGAGAACATCAAAAGGAAAATGCACTAGATGCAAACTATGACGAAGAAGAGGACGATGATGAGGAGGATGAAGACGAAATGAATGAAAATcttattaaaacatttagaaataattatgtagAAAAATACGAAACGAGTATAAGCAACGAAAGTGTTGCCTTTTTAAGAGAACACACAAAGAACGAATTAGAGCATTTTTTACAAAGAGGTGGAAAGTATCATTATTCGGatgaaatgaaaattaatgatataattaatattgaTTATGATaagttaaatgaaaaaaatattatcccGTACTTCCTAACTAGCATGTTTGatatagaacaaaaaaaaaagagggaaaaaatgaaacaacaATTAGAggcaaaaagaaaattaacgctagagaaacaaaaaaaaatgatgagtAATAAGgtggaaaatgaaaaaaaaaaaaaaaaaaaaaaaatgcacaaaGGAACAGCCTTGTCCAGTTTAAAATTagacaataaaaaaagtaaatcaTTAAGTAGGAATAACATAGAACGGGGCAGCATTTTGAAAAGGGATAAACTGAAGGAAGATGCGGAATCAGGGGAAGGGGAAGATGGTGCTGAAGTAGCAAGTTCAGATGAAAAAGGCGATGTCGAATGCAGCGACGAATGCGATGAGGCGTGGGACAAAGAACACCAGAAGAGCAACAAACGAAAGAACGAACAAGGCTCAAAACTCGTTAaggagaaaaggaaaaacaaaaagatgCATGAGAGTGAAAATGATAATTACGATTTGTATATTGATGAACTTGGTAAAGAAGAAATGgatataaacatttataatgATCCAACATTGTATGGAATAGAAGGAAGTAGTGATTATTCGGAAGGACTTAAAAGTGAATTGGATAATTCACAGGAGGAAGAAGCAGGAAAAGATCAAGGAGTGACAAATAATTtcaaaactaaaaaaaaaaaaaaaaatgttgatGAAGAACAGTTTggaaatgatgaaaaaatagaagataTTGTAGATTCAGCTACACAGAAATTAATATCATATGATTATTATTCtagtttaaatataaaagaaatagtgaaacctaattataaaataaaatctttATCATCATTTATACCAATTGAAGAAAATTTAGATAAATTGGATCATGTGCAAAAGTTACaatatttgataaaaaatttacctcatacacatataaaagaaaaaagatcaTTATATCACTATAATGTGAAGCAATTTATTAAATGgaaagtatatttattaaataatataaatatatgtttatatggaATAGGTTcgaaatttcatttattaaatctttttacaaatatttgtttaaatgatgggaataaatgtataatattagGGTTTGAGGAAGAGGTTAATTTTGAAGAAATTCTAATGCGTATATTAGAATATCATTATAATCATAAAAgctcaaaaaatttaaagtcttttgatttattatatgaattagTACAAAAGGTTAATGAATCGAATATACccctttattttattatacacaACTTAGataatatgaaattataCCCGTATTACGAATATTTCTCTTTCTTAAGTCAATATgataacatttattttatatgttccATTGACGATGTTTCTTTTGAGCTAAAcatgaattttaaaaatataagtaccATTAATTTTCACTATATGAAATGTCACACTTGGTTAGATTATAGACATGAAATTTTAAGACAATGGAATAAGTTCTTACCTGAATGGGTATTCAATAAAAAGTGTGAAGAGATAGATGTAAAGAATAACATTGAAACTATACTAAATGCTTTAAGTATTAACCATAAAAGGTTATTTAAGATTATTGCTTCCATACAATTAGAAAATTTGGAAAAAGGTATATATGGTGTAGAAAAAGAATCCTTGTTACAAGACAAGCGCTTGTTTACTGTAGGGACATCCAGTATAAGGATAAATTCCTTACTGGTCGAGTTCGTATCTCATAATGTTATAACTGAGACAAGGCTTAAAGAGGGAAACACCTTCCTCAAAATAAATGCGGACAAGGGGGAGCTCAAAAGGATAGTGGAGCAGCTGTAG
- the MCM7 gene encoding DNA replication licensing factor MCM7, putative produces MEIRTYVDDNHTKYLEAVKNYNSHIDELTTFFDTFEDPSINHVNWGKLKYKGYLQKIYNHDTEILPLYLDDLREHFCKENKDADHSVYNGIMTNTHRYMELLYSAADKCLSDENFKRFVKGYGEEDENEKTRKWNLRRINNEDLSGYSTDESEKEAFNNLFRDMIKPIEQIRQERMKEYKLPAYLRVNFEIILIPSSRDLVRKMRIVNADCIGSLSTFECEVIRATQLKPRIRVATYECDRCHVFAYKAVDGPFFMPLFDCPGCTNVHGIRGSLKFQAKLSKFVKYQEIKVQELPSQLPEGDIPRSMNCIIHGECTTSVQPGMSVTLTGVLMPVTKSGFQALKGGLIAEKVFHIYYVQNNKENFNEHIDNYDKIMEEVQNLKNSPNLYERLAYNIGPEIYGHDDVKKALLLQLIGGCTKKKKDGGMIRGDIHILLMGDPGVAKSQLMKKVCLIASRSIYTTGKGSSSVGLTAAVLKDPNTGETTLEGGALVLADKGICCIDEFDKMDEFDRSAIYEVMEQQTVSIAKAGHCSNMPARSSVLAAANPINGRYDCKKSVMLNMNLPAALLTRFDLQFLLLDISDRDKDKKLAEHVLNILKCIDSSDDKKKRSELSEDGYEEIDKTVLRAFIQLAKKKQPTISPDLIPKITQWYVSTRQLESQQERYNDTRINYTTPRALLAILRISQALARLRDSDVIETADFEEAIRLTEQSKASVSQQTEKRRRKDSSTEIMNIIKSIKDKIMEKKKKWNGWIPIEEIETQSITKGFTKAHVFNTIDKYVELTVFTINENNTAIAFPNDVYDADEEEEEVGEEDAL; encoded by the coding sequence ATGGAAATACGAACATACGTGGATGACAATCACACCAAATATTTGGAGGCcgtaaaaaattacaattcCCATATAGACGAACTAACAACCTTTTTTGATACTTTTGAAGATCCTTCAATAAATCATGTTAACTGGGGTAAACTTAAATATAAGGGTtacttacaaaaaatatataaccaCGATACGGAAATACTGCCATTATATTTAGATGATCTGAGAGAACATTTCTGCAAAGAGAATAAAGATGCGGATCATTCGGTTTATAATGGTATAATGACGAACACGCATAGATATATGGAATTACTATATTCAGCTGCTGATAAATGCTTATctgatgaaaattttaaaagatttgTAAAAGGTTATGGAGAAGAGGATGAAAATGAGAAAACGAGGAAATGGAATTTaagaagaataaataatgaagatCTTAGTGGTTATTCAACAGATGAAAGTGAAAAGGAAGcctttaataatttatttcgaGATATGATTAAACCAATTGAACAAATTAGACAAGAACGAATGAAAGAATATAAGTTACCAGCTTATTTAAGAGTCAATTtcgaaataattttaataccTAGTTCAAGGGATTTGGTAAGAAAAATGAGAATAGTAAATGCAGATTGTATAGGTTCTTTAAGTACATTTGAATGCGAAGTAATAAGAGCAACACAATTAAAACCACGTATTAGAGTAGCTACCTATGAATGTGATAGATGTCATGTTTTTGCTTATAAAGCTGTTGATGGTCCTTTCTTTATGCCTCTCTTTGATTGCCCTGGTTGTACAAATGTACATGGTATTAGAGGATCTTTAAAGTTTCAAGCAAAATTAAGTAAATTTGTGAAATATCAAGAAATTAAAGTACAAGAATTACCAAGTCAATTACCAGAAGGAGATATTCCTCGAAGTATGAATTGTATAATACATGGAGAATGTACAACATCTGTTCAACCTGGAATGTCAGTTACCTTAACAGGGGTCCTAATGCCAGTAACGAAAAGTGGGTTTCAAGCATTAAAAGGAGGTTTGATTGCAGAAAAGgtatttcatatttattatgtacagaataataaagaaaattttaatgaacatatagataattatgataaaataatggAGGAAgttcaaaatttaaaaaatagtccaaatttatatgaaagaTTAGCTTATAATATTGGACCGGAAATATATGGACATGATGATGTGAAAAaagcattattattacaattaattGGTGGatgcacaaaaaaaaaaaaagatggtGGTATGATAAGAGgagatatacatatattactaATGGGTGATCCTGGGGTTGCTAAAAGTCAGTTGATGAAAAAAGTATGTTTAATAGCATCAAGATCTATTTATACAACTGGAAAAGGAAGTAGTTCCGTAGGTTTGACTGCTGCTGTTTTAAAAGATCCAAATACAGGGGAGACAACATTAGAAGGGGGTGCATTAGTATTAGCTGATAAAGGAATATGTTGTATTGATGAATTTGACAAGATGGATGAATTTGATCGATCAGCCATTTACGAAGTTATGGAACAACAAACAGTGTCAATTGCTAAAGCTGGACATTGTAGTAATATGCCTGCTCGGTCATCTGTGTTAGCAGCTGCCAATCCTATTAATGGTAGGTATGACTGTAAAAAATCAGTCATGCTAAATATGAATTTACCTGCAGCTCTTTTAACAAGGTTTGATTTACAGTTCCTTCTACTTGATATATCTGACAGAGATAAGGACAAAAAACTAGCTGAGCATGtgctaaatattttaaaatgtatagaTTCTAGTgatgataaaaagaaaagatcaGAATTAAGTGAGGATGGGTATGAAGAAATTGATAAAACTGTTTTGAGGGCTTTTATACAACTagccaaaaaaaaacagcCAACCATTTCTCCTGATTTAATACCCAAAATTACGCAATGGTATGTCTCAACTAGGCAGTTAGAATCACAGCAGGAAAGATATAATGACACTCGTATAAATTATACAACGCCAAGAGCACTTCTTGCAATTTTACGTATATCACAAGCATTGGCTAGATTGAGAGACAGTGATGTAATAGAAACAGCTGATTTTGAAGAAGCCATCAGACTAACAGAGCAGTCAAAGGCAAGTGTATCACAACAAACAGAGAAGAGACGAAGAAAGGACTCATCCACagaaattatgaatattattaaaagcaTTAAAGACAAAATTAtggagaagaaaaaaaaatggaatggCTGGATACCTATTGAAGAGATTGAAACACAGTCAATAACAAAAGGGTTTACCAAAGCGCACGTTTTTAACACTATTGATAAGTATGTAGAGCTCACTGTATTTACAATTAATGAGAATAACACTGCCATTGCCTTTCCTAACGATGTTTACGATGCAGATGAGGAGGAAGAGGAAGTAGGCGAGGAAGACGCCCTTTGA